In a single window of the Candoia aspera isolate rCanAsp1 chromosome 14, rCanAsp1.hap2, whole genome shotgun sequence genome:
- the C1QTNF8 gene encoding complement C1q tumor necrosis factor-related protein 8, giving the protein MHTTLLLVLVYFLHASSLPGEKAPPKRRAWRAPSCIRCCQQGEQPVSITASRYARVTSDSIYAVPKIQPTIDIHILKGEKGEMGDRGLSGLKGKSGEPGLQGSSGQKGQKGQVGPPGHSCKQHYAAFSIGRSKPLHSLDYYQRVTFDTEFVNLYKHFNMFTGSFFCYVPGIYFFNLNVHTWNYKETYLHIMKNEDQVAIVYSQPSERSIMQSQSLMLDLLEGDEVWIRMFKRERENAIYSEESDIYIIFNGHLIKPATE; this is encoded by the exons ATGCATACCACCCTTCTCCTGGTCTTGGTGTATTTTCTGCATGCCAGCAGTCTTCCGGGCGAAAAGGCACCCCCAAAGAGGAGGGCTTGGAGGGCTCCATCATGCATACGATGTTGCCAGCAGGGTGAGCAGCCAGTCTCCATTACTGCTTCCCGATATGCACGGGTGACCAGCGACTCCATTTATGCAGTCCCTAAGATTCAGCCCACCATTGATATTCACATCTTAAAAG GTGAAAAAGGTGAGATGGGGGATCGAGGACTTTCAGGGCTCAAAGGCAAGTCAGGTGAGCCAGGCCTGCAGGGTTCCAGTGGCCAGAAAGGACAAAAAGGTCAAGTGGGCCCCCCCGGCCATTCATGCAAGCAGCATTATGCTGCCTTTTCGATTGGCCGCAGCAAACCCCTCCACAGTTTGGATTACTATCAGCGGGTCACTTTTGACACCGAGTTTGTCAACCTCTATAAGCATTTCAACATGTTTACTGGCAGCTTCTTCTGCTACGTTCCCGGAATCTACTTCTTCAACCTGAACGTCCACACCTGGAACTACAAGGAGACCTACCTTCACATCATGAAGAACGAAGATCAAGTGGCGATCGTCTACTCTCAGCCCAGTGAGCGAAGCATCATGCAGAGCCAAAGTCTCATGCTGGACCTCTTGGAAGGGGACGAAGTCTGGATACGAATGTTCAAGCGGGAGAGGGAGAATGCTATCTATAGCGAGGAGTCGGACATCTATATCATCTTCAACGGCCACCTGATTAAGCCAGCCACAGAATGA